The Lycium barbarum isolate Lr01 chromosome 9, ASM1917538v2, whole genome shotgun sequence genome has a segment encoding these proteins:
- the LOC132610720 gene encoding probable linoleate 9S-lipoxygenase 5 isoform X1, whose protein sequence is MRIFPPCCAEILEKMLETVCGKQRDVPRVNDSSNLTSSIKIKGAVVLRKKNVLNFKDAGSAFLDRMHELFGKRVSLQLISAVHADLGNGSKGKLGKPAILEWTCTKTWISVEEAAFNITFDWDESIGVPGAFIINNYHHSQFYLKTLTLEDVPGHGKVHFVCNSWVYPAHRYKYDRVFFSNQTYLPCNTPEPLQPYRNKELVNLRGTGSGMLKEWDRVYDYAVYNDLGHDRPVLGGSKDHPYPRRGRTGRPLTKKDSSLESRLPLLSLNIYVPRDERFNHVKFKDFLGYGATSMGRVIIPQIASLFAKPFNEFNNFKHVLEFYKNQAAEKSRECMPWEMLKGQVHKFPVPHVIKEDNSAWRTDEEFGREMLAGVNPVIIQGLQEFPPTSKLNPEVYGDQTSKITREQIEKHMDGLTVDDAIKYNRLFILDYHDILIPYLKRVNSTTTKTYASRTLLLLQDDGTLKPLAIELSLPHPQGDRHGSTSQVFTPCNDESVEGYVWHLAKAYVAVNDSGYHQLVSHWLNTHAVIEPIVIATNRQLSVIHPIYKLLQPHFRDTMNINALARQILINAGGILELTVFPSKYAMEMSSSIYKNWVFTDHALPADLLKRGVAVSDPSQPHGVQLLIEDYPYAIDGLEIWSAIETWVDKYCSFYYSIDDMIQGDSELQSWWTEVRNVGHGDLKDEPWWPQMQTRAELVHICTIIIWVASALHAAVNFGQYPYAGYLPNRPTVSRRFMPKPGTPEYAELESNHELAYLKTITAQFQTLLGISLIEMLSMHSSDEIYLGQRDTPEWTSDNQPQRALERFRDELIEIENRIKDRNNDNILKNRNGPVKMPYTLLYPNASGDKSTTGLTGKGIPNSISI, encoded by the exons ATGAGGATCTTTCCACCATGTTGTGCAGAGATACTGGAGAAAATGCTGGAAACTGTTTGCGGGAAGCAGCGTGATGTTCCAAGAGTAAACGATTCTAGTAACCTTACCAGTTCCATTAAGATCAAGGGGGCAGTAgtactgaggaagaagaatgtTTTGAACTTCAAGGATGCTGGTTCTGCCTTCCTTGATCGAATGCACGAGCTCTTTGGCAAACGCGTCTCCCTACAGCTCATTAGTGCTGTACATGCTGATCTTG GGAATGGATCAAAAGGGAAGTTGGGAAAACCAGCAATTTTGGAATGGACATGCACCAAGACTTGGATATCAGTGGAAGAAGCTGCATTCAATATTACATTTGATTGGGATGAGTCAATCGGAGTTCCTGGGGCTTTCATTATAAACAACTATCATCATAGCCAGTTTTACCTGAAGACTCTCACTTTAGAAGATGTTCCTGGACATGGTAAAGTTCATTTTGTCTGCAATTCTTGGGTGTATCCAGCACATCGCTACAAGTACGATCGGGTGTTTTTTAGCAACCAG ACGTACCTGCCATGCAACACACCAGAACCCCTTCAGCCATACAGGAATAAGGAGCTTGTTAATCTTCGGGGTACAGGTTCTGGCATGCTCAAGGAATGGGACAGAGTTTATGACTATGCAGTCTACAATGATTTAGGACATGACCGACCTGTGCTTGGTGGATCTAAGGATCACCCATACCCTCGCAGAGGCAGAACAGGCCGTCCGCTGACTAAAAAAG ATTCTAGCTTAGAGAGCCGGTTGCCACTTCTGAGTTTGAACATTTATGTTCCACGAGATGAACGTTTCAACCATGTGAAGTTTAAAGATTTCCTTGGATATGGTGCCACATCAATGGGTCGGGTCATAATTCCACAGATCGCATCTCTGTTCGCCAAACCGTTTAACGAGTTTAACAACTTCAAACATGTACTAGAGTTCTACAAAAATCAAGCTGCAGAAAAATCCAGGGAATGCATGCCATGGGAAATGCTCAAAGGACAAGTTCATAAATTTCCAGTTCCTCATGTAATTAAAG AAGATAACTCTGCATGGAGGACAGATGAAGAGTTTGGACGTGAAATGCTAGCCGGAGTCAACCCTGTTATTATCCAGGGTTTACAG GAATTTCCACCCACAAGCAAGCTAAATCCTGAAGTATATGGCGACCAGACCAGTAAAATAACAAGGGAGCAGATTGAGAAACACATGGATGGACTTACTGTCGATGAT GCAATTAAGTATAACAGGCTATTCATCTTAGATTATCATGACATACTTATTCCTTACCTTAAACGGGTTAACTCAACAACCACAAAGACGTATGCTAGTCGGACCCTCCTTTTACTCCAAGATGACGGAACATTGAAGCCACTTGCAATCGAACTGAGCTTACCACATCCACAAGGAGATAGACATGGTTCCACCAGTCAAGTATTTACCCCATGTAATGATGAGAGTGTTGAAGGCTATGTCTGGCATCTGGCAAAAGCCTATGTTGCTGTAAATGACTCTGGATATCATCAGCTTGTTAGTCACTG GCTTAACACCCATGCAGTGATAGAGCCAATCGTTATAGCAACAAACAGACAATTGAGTGTGATTCATCCAATCTATAAGCTTCTACAACCCCACTTCCGCGATACAATGAACATCAATGCTTTGGCTCGGCAGATCCTCATTAATGCAGGTGGAATACTTGAGTTGACAGTATTCCCATCCAAGTATGCCATGGAAATGTCTTCTTCCATCTATAAGAATTGGGTGTTCACTGACCATGCACTCCCTGCAGATCTACTTAAGAG AGGAGTTGCAGTGTCAGACCCAAGCCAACCTCATGGCGTTCAGCTTCTGATAGAGGATTATCCTTATGCCATCGACGGACTTGAGATTTGGTCAGCAATTGAAACCTGGGTGGACAAGTActgctcattctattactcaatAGATGACATGATCCAAGGAGATTCTGAACTCCAATCATGGTGGACAGAAGTTCGCAACGTGGGTCATGGTGACTTGAAAGATGAACCATGGTGGCCTCAGATGCAAACAAGAGCTGAACTTGTCCATATATGCACCATAATCATCTGGGTGGCTTCTGCTCTTCATGCAGCAGTTAATTTTGGGCAATATCCTTATGCTGGTTACCTCCCAAATCGCCCAACAGTAAGCCGGCGCTTTATGCCAAAGCCAGGCACTCCTGAGTATGCTGAGCTTGAGTCGAACCACGAGCTAGCCTACCTAAAGACAATCACGGCTCAGTTTCAAACTCTTCTTGGCATCTCTTTGATAGAGATGTTATCCATGCATTCTTCAGATGAGATTTATCTTGGGCAAAGAGATACTCCTGAATGGACTTCTGATAATCAACCACAACGTGCATTGGAGAGATTCCGTGACGAACTGATTGAAATTGAGAACAGAATAAAGGATAGGAACAATGACAATATATTGAAGAACAGAAATGGACCTGTAAAGATGCCTTATACGTTGCTATACCCCAATGCCTCCGGTGACAAGAGTACAACAGGACTTACTGGAAAGGGGATCCCCAATAGCATCTCAATCTGA
- the LOC132610720 gene encoding probable linoleate 9S-lipoxygenase 5 isoform X2 codes for MLVLPSLIECTSSLANASPYSSLVLYMLILTYLPCNTPEPLQPYRNKELVNLRGTGSGMLKEWDRVYDYAVYNDLGHDRPVLGGSKDHPYPRRGRTGRPLTKKDSSLESRLPLLSLNIYVPRDERFNHVKFKDFLGYGATSMGRVIIPQIASLFAKPFNEFNNFKHVLEFYKNQAAEKSRECMPWEMLKGQVHKFPVPHVIKEDNSAWRTDEEFGREMLAGVNPVIIQGLQEFPPTSKLNPEVYGDQTSKITREQIEKHMDGLTVDDAIKYNRLFILDYHDILIPYLKRVNSTTTKTYASRTLLLLQDDGTLKPLAIELSLPHPQGDRHGSTSQVFTPCNDESVEGYVWHLAKAYVAVNDSGYHQLVSHWLNTHAVIEPIVIATNRQLSVIHPIYKLLQPHFRDTMNINALARQILINAGGILELTVFPSKYAMEMSSSIYKNWVFTDHALPADLLKRGVAVSDPSQPHGVQLLIEDYPYAIDGLEIWSAIETWVDKYCSFYYSIDDMIQGDSELQSWWTEVRNVGHGDLKDEPWWPQMQTRAELVHICTIIIWVASALHAAVNFGQYPYAGYLPNRPTVSRRFMPKPGTPEYAELESNHELAYLKTITAQFQTLLGISLIEMLSMHSSDEIYLGQRDTPEWTSDNQPQRALERFRDELIEIENRIKDRNNDNILKNRNGPVKMPYTLLYPNASGDKSTTGLTGKGIPNSISI; via the exons ATGCTGGTTCTGCCTTCCTTGATCGAATGCACGAGCTCTTTGGCAAACGCGTCTCCCTACAGCTCATTAGTGCTGTACATGCTGATCTTG ACGTACCTGCCATGCAACACACCAGAACCCCTTCAGCCATACAGGAATAAGGAGCTTGTTAATCTTCGGGGTACAGGTTCTGGCATGCTCAAGGAATGGGACAGAGTTTATGACTATGCAGTCTACAATGATTTAGGACATGACCGACCTGTGCTTGGTGGATCTAAGGATCACCCATACCCTCGCAGAGGCAGAACAGGCCGTCCGCTGACTAAAAAAG ATTCTAGCTTAGAGAGCCGGTTGCCACTTCTGAGTTTGAACATTTATGTTCCACGAGATGAACGTTTCAACCATGTGAAGTTTAAAGATTTCCTTGGATATGGTGCCACATCAATGGGTCGGGTCATAATTCCACAGATCGCATCTCTGTTCGCCAAACCGTTTAACGAGTTTAACAACTTCAAACATGTACTAGAGTTCTACAAAAATCAAGCTGCAGAAAAATCCAGGGAATGCATGCCATGGGAAATGCTCAAAGGACAAGTTCATAAATTTCCAGTTCCTCATGTAATTAAAG AAGATAACTCTGCATGGAGGACAGATGAAGAGTTTGGACGTGAAATGCTAGCCGGAGTCAACCCTGTTATTATCCAGGGTTTACAG GAATTTCCACCCACAAGCAAGCTAAATCCTGAAGTATATGGCGACCAGACCAGTAAAATAACAAGGGAGCAGATTGAGAAACACATGGATGGACTTACTGTCGATGAT GCAATTAAGTATAACAGGCTATTCATCTTAGATTATCATGACATACTTATTCCTTACCTTAAACGGGTTAACTCAACAACCACAAAGACGTATGCTAGTCGGACCCTCCTTTTACTCCAAGATGACGGAACATTGAAGCCACTTGCAATCGAACTGAGCTTACCACATCCACAAGGAGATAGACATGGTTCCACCAGTCAAGTATTTACCCCATGTAATGATGAGAGTGTTGAAGGCTATGTCTGGCATCTGGCAAAAGCCTATGTTGCTGTAAATGACTCTGGATATCATCAGCTTGTTAGTCACTG GCTTAACACCCATGCAGTGATAGAGCCAATCGTTATAGCAACAAACAGACAATTGAGTGTGATTCATCCAATCTATAAGCTTCTACAACCCCACTTCCGCGATACAATGAACATCAATGCTTTGGCTCGGCAGATCCTCATTAATGCAGGTGGAATACTTGAGTTGACAGTATTCCCATCCAAGTATGCCATGGAAATGTCTTCTTCCATCTATAAGAATTGGGTGTTCACTGACCATGCACTCCCTGCAGATCTACTTAAGAG AGGAGTTGCAGTGTCAGACCCAAGCCAACCTCATGGCGTTCAGCTTCTGATAGAGGATTATCCTTATGCCATCGACGGACTTGAGATTTGGTCAGCAATTGAAACCTGGGTGGACAAGTActgctcattctattactcaatAGATGACATGATCCAAGGAGATTCTGAACTCCAATCATGGTGGACAGAAGTTCGCAACGTGGGTCATGGTGACTTGAAAGATGAACCATGGTGGCCTCAGATGCAAACAAGAGCTGAACTTGTCCATATATGCACCATAATCATCTGGGTGGCTTCTGCTCTTCATGCAGCAGTTAATTTTGGGCAATATCCTTATGCTGGTTACCTCCCAAATCGCCCAACAGTAAGCCGGCGCTTTATGCCAAAGCCAGGCACTCCTGAGTATGCTGAGCTTGAGTCGAACCACGAGCTAGCCTACCTAAAGACAATCACGGCTCAGTTTCAAACTCTTCTTGGCATCTCTTTGATAGAGATGTTATCCATGCATTCTTCAGATGAGATTTATCTTGGGCAAAGAGATACTCCTGAATGGACTTCTGATAATCAACCACAACGTGCATTGGAGAGATTCCGTGACGAACTGATTGAAATTGAGAACAGAATAAAGGATAGGAACAATGACAATATATTGAAGAACAGAAATGGACCTGTAAAGATGCCTTATACGTTGCTATACCCCAATGCCTCCGGTGACAAGAGTACAACAGGACTTACTGGAAAGGGGATCCCCAATAGCATCTCAATCTGA